A window from Chitinophagales bacterium encodes these proteins:
- a CDS encoding DUF4974 domain-containing protein → MKASVPYQAELEQNFRAAYLISQFIQETISEEDEEELDRWMQQSELNMQIFEDLTDESMVRDFLTWYAERDTERKLEEVKRRLQFTKPGKVIPIWRYAAAASAVLLLGAGIYYFGLRGNESTVTSTGTETADILPGKASATLTLADGKKIDLTNLRDTIISNEVRIVNGTVVYTSTVSAPEMHEISIPRKGFYELVLPDGSKAWINSSSSVRYPSRFTGNERRVMVTGETYFEVAKDAAHPFIVTVNGVDITALGTAFNVNAYPNEDGLRITLTEGKINVNAANRNEQLLPGQQIIIRPGEWEIRTIDISPVVAWTKNQFKLKNTSIEEVMRMAERWYDARIVYKGKVTDHFTGTIDRNVPISQLLKLLEATGQVHFQIEGETIIVTQ, encoded by the coding sequence ATGAAAGCTTCGGTACCATACCAGGCAGAACTTGAACAAAATTTCAGGGCAGCATACCTGATCAGCCAGTTCATCCAGGAAACTATTTCTGAAGAAGATGAAGAGGAACTGGACCGGTGGATGCAGCAAAGTGAACTCAACATGCAGATCTTCGAGGACCTGACGGACGAATCCATGGTCCGTGATTTTTTGACATGGTACGCTGAGCGGGATACAGAACGAAAACTGGAGGAGGTCAAGAGAAGATTACAATTTACAAAACCAGGGAAAGTAATACCTATCTGGCGATATGCAGCAGCAGCCAGTGCAGTATTGTTATTGGGTGCAGGGATTTATTATTTTGGCCTTCGGGGAAATGAATCAACTGTTACTTCAACCGGTACTGAAACAGCGGATATATTGCCCGGTAAAGCCTCCGCCACCCTGACACTGGCCGATGGTAAAAAAATAGATCTGACCAACCTGCGTGATACCATCATCAGTAACGAAGTGCGGATTGTCAATGGCACAGTTGTTTACACAAGTACAGTATCAGCACCTGAAATGCATGAGATCAGCATCCCCCGCAAGGGTTTTTATGAACTGGTATTACCGGATGGCAGCAAGGCCTGGATCAATTCCAGTTCTTCTGTACGGTATCCTTCCCGGTTTACCGGAAACGAACGGCGGGTCATGGTAACAGGAGAAACTTATTTTGAAGTAGCCAAAGATGCTGCTCATCCCTTTATTGTTACGGTAAATGGAGTGGATATTACAGCACTCGGCACTGCTTTTAATGTGAATGCTTATCCCAATGAGGACGGGTTACGTATTACCCTGACGGAGGGAAAAATAAATGTTAATGCTGCCAATCGAAATGAGCAACTCTTACCGGGGCAACAAATTATTATACGACCGGGCGAATGGGAGATCAGAACAATTGACATTTCTCCGGTTGTTGCCTGGACAAAGAACCAATTTAAATTAAAGAATACCAGCATTGAAGAAGTGATGCGGATGGCGGAGCGCTGGTATGATGCCAGGATTGTTTATAAAGGTAAAGTAACCGATCATTTTACCGGAACTATTGACCGGAATGTACCCATTTCCCAACTGCTGAAATTATTGGAAGCAACCGGGCAGGTACATTTTCAAATTGAAGGCGAAACCATTATTGTCACTCAGTAA
- a CDS encoding RNA polymerase sigma-70 factor: MLRLKGTQDPLFADSFRRGEEAAFDCLFREYFSVLSYFANRIISNPDTAQDLVQDCFVQLWQRRERLSHIKAIKSYLYSSVRNQCLKHLEKQKRKVGLNEPVRNEPSIEVAVIAAETARELYQFIDSLSPSLRQIIRLYYLEGKSNKEIAAQLNIEPDTVTRQHLRAIMALRKTKISL; this comes from the coding sequence GTGCTTCGGCTAAAAGGTACACAGGACCCTTTATTTGCTGACTCCTTCCGGCGGGGAGAGGAGGCTGCTTTTGACTGCCTTTTCCGGGAATACTTTTCTGTACTTAGCTATTTTGCCAACCGCATCATCTCCAATCCCGATACCGCCCAGGACCTGGTGCAGGATTGTTTTGTGCAGCTATGGCAACGCCGGGAGCGGTTAAGTCATATAAAAGCTATTAAAAGCTACCTGTACAGTTCTGTGCGAAACCAGTGCCTGAAACACCTGGAAAAGCAGAAAAGGAAGGTTGGGTTAAATGAGCCGGTCAGAAATGAACCCAGTATTGAAGTAGCTGTTATTGCGGCTGAAACGGCCAGGGAACTTTATCAATTCATCGATTCGCTTTCCCCATCTCTCCGGCAAATCATCCGCCTGTATTATTTAGAAGGAAAGTCCAACAAAGAAATCGCCGCCCAACTCAATATTGAACCCGACACCGTAACCCGGCAACACCTGCGGGCCATCATGGCACTTAGGAAAACTAAAATTTCACTTTGA
- a CDS encoding type II toxin-antitoxin system HipA family toxin: MAATNSKKEIQVYAHWLGLQAPSLMGILSVTASKGKETFSFEYAEEWLQSGFSQMIDPDLQLYSGSYYPRDDKPNFGVFLDSCPDRWGRVLMQRREVAIAKQEGRAAKKLLESDFLLGVYDGHRMGALRFKSAHDGPFLNDNKTMAAPPWTSLRELEHASFKFEEDNTDDPEYLKWVDLLIAPGSSLGGARPKASVVDEHNNLWIAKFPSRNDDKDIAAWEMVTNQLAISAGINVAQGRLLQFNNRYHTYLTKRFDRTIAGERIHFASAMTLLGHMDGEEASGASYLELMEFISRHGASVENDLEELWRRIVFSICVKNTDDHLRNHGFLLSEKGWLLSPAYDINPNEYGKGLSLAITETDNSLDLDTAMEVAGYFRLSDGKAAQIIQHISTVVKDWRKVATACKISTAEQERMSAAFTSAT, translated from the coding sequence ATGGCAGCAACAAATTCAAAAAAAGAAATTCAAGTGTATGCTCATTGGCTGGGTTTACAAGCGCCTTCGCTAATGGGTATATTGTCCGTTACAGCATCGAAAGGAAAGGAAACCTTTTCTTTCGAATATGCGGAGGAATGGTTGCAATCCGGCTTTTCCCAAATGATAGATCCAGACCTGCAACTTTATTCAGGGTCCTATTATCCACGGGATGATAAACCCAATTTTGGTGTTTTCCTGGATTCATGTCCTGACAGGTGGGGAAGAGTATTGATGCAACGAAGGGAAGTTGCTATAGCAAAACAGGAGGGCAGGGCTGCAAAAAAATTACTGGAATCAGATTTTTTATTAGGCGTATATGATGGGCACAGGATGGGTGCACTGCGTTTTAAATCAGCGCATGATGGCCCTTTCCTGAACGACAACAAGACAATGGCTGCTCCACCATGGACATCGCTAAGAGAATTGGAGCATGCGAGTTTTAAATTTGAAGAAGACAATACAGATGACCCGGAATACCTGAAATGGGTGGATTTGTTGATAGCCCCTGGTTCTTCTTTAGGAGGAGCCCGGCCAAAAGCAAGTGTGGTGGATGAACATAATAATTTATGGATCGCAAAATTCCCCAGCAGGAACGATGATAAAGATATAGCAGCCTGGGAAATGGTAACCAATCAACTTGCCATAAGCGCAGGGATCAATGTCGCTCAAGGAAGGTTGCTGCAGTTTAACAACCGCTATCATACCTATCTCACAAAACGTTTTGACAGGACCATTGCAGGGGAACGGATTCATTTTGCCTCTGCCATGACCTTGCTGGGTCATATGGACGGAGAGGAAGCCTCCGGCGCAAGTTACCTGGAACTGATGGAGTTTATATCCCGGCACGGCGCTTCGGTAGAAAATGATCTCGAGGAACTTTGGCGAAGAATTGTATTCAGTATCTGCGTTAAAAACACCGACGACCACCTGCGTAACCACGGTTTTTTACTTTCGGAAAAAGGATGGCTGCTTTCCCCGGCATATGATATTAACCCCAATGAATACGGAAAAGGGCTAAGCCTGGCTATCACAGAAACAGATAACTCACTGGATCTGGATACCGCCATGGAAGTAGCGGGTTATTTTCGTCTGTCAGATGGTAAAGCTGCGCAGATCATACAACATATTTCCACTGTAGTGAAAGACTGGAGGAAAGTGGCAACAGCCTGTAAAATTTCTACTGCTGAACAAGAAAGGATGTCTGCAGCCTTTACTTCTGCAACTTAA
- a CDS encoding helix-turn-helix transcriptional regulator — protein sequence MKGRKPQLLPSTAKILTELGENIKLARLRRKLSAEQVAERANISRPTLHSIEKGQPGVAMGSYAQVLFVLNLEKDLLKVAADDLLGRKLQDAKLTVKQRAPRK from the coding sequence ATGAAAGGTAGGAAGCCTCAACTATTGCCGAGCACCGCTAAAATCCTGACAGAACTTGGTGAGAATATTAAGCTGGCCCGGTTACGCCGTAAGTTAAGTGCAGAGCAGGTGGCAGAAAGGGCTAATATCAGCCGGCCAACCCTGCACTCCATAGAAAAGGGCCAACCGGGGGTTGCTATGGGCTCCTATGCCCAGGTGCTTTTTGTATTGAACCTGGAAAAGGATTTATTAAAAGTGGCAGCGGATGATTTACTAGGCAGAAAGCTTCAGGATGCAAAATTGACAGTAAAGCAAAGGGCACCCAGAAAATAA
- a CDS encoding helix-turn-helix transcriptional regulator, giving the protein MIRISLSSGEPLHLKPSPNRKFTGLRIPGSILYSSDRAGHSVSLHIYQHRLYTITLRQFQFAKTTQVITTEPNNWLRLEIPLSGKLSVISRDGNEIQLDPGAYHLSDQPVFASNHSEGESSIYASLHFSPELIAGIGSGQPVGTRPPGPVPKDLLEMLYDILKCPFQESLRDFYYANKVREILFTHTVSLPVVLPGELSPEQIAQMYEADRIMANNLDGKITIPELARKLGTNFVTLKKNYEKVFGIGLFPRLMQRKMEHIKLLLEKTDKPLKEIADLSGYQTLPGFINAFRKRFKMTPNDWRKERRGF; this is encoded by the coding sequence ATGATTCGTATAAGCCTGTCCTCCGGTGAGCCGCTCCACCTTAAGCCATCACCGAACCGAAAATTCACGGGGCTCCGGATTCCCGGCAGCATTTTATATAGCTCAGACAGGGCCGGTCATTCCGTATCCCTGCATATTTACCAGCACCGGCTTTATACGATTACACTCCGGCAATTTCAGTTTGCTAAAACCACCCAGGTCATTACCACAGAACCCAACAACTGGCTCAGACTGGAAATACCGCTGAGCGGAAAGCTTTCAGTTATATCCAGGGATGGCAACGAAATTCAACTGGATCCGGGTGCCTACCATCTTTCCGACCAGCCTGTTTTTGCCAGTAATCATTCCGAAGGGGAAAGTAGTATTTACGCTTCCCTCCATTTTTCCCCTGAACTGATTGCCGGGATCGGGAGCGGTCAACCAGTCGGTACCCGGCCACCCGGGCCGGTGCCTAAAGACCTGCTTGAGATGCTGTATGATATCCTGAAATGCCCTTTCCAGGAATCCCTGAGAGACTTCTACTATGCCAATAAAGTCCGTGAGATCCTGTTCACCCATACAGTCTCCCTACCTGTGGTTTTACCCGGTGAATTGAGCCCCGAACAGATCGCCCAGATGTATGAGGCCGACCGGATCATGGCCAATAACCTGGATGGCAAAATAACCATCCCTGAACTGGCCAGAAAGCTGGGGACCAATTTTGTGACGCTGAAGAAAAACTATGAAAAGGTATTTGGCATCGGATTATTCCCCCGGTTGATGCAACGGAAAATGGAGCATATCAAACTGTTGCTGGAAAAAACCGACAAACCACTGAAAGAAATCGCCGACCTGTCCGGATATCAAACCTTGCCGGGCTTTATTAATGCCTTCCGCAAGCGGTTTAAGATGACCCCAAATGACTGGAGAAAAGAGAGGCGGGGGTTTTAA
- a CDS encoding Rieske (2Fe-2S) protein, with the protein MNRKEFIVKSCAACIGATALSTILCSCAATKFANGKLTKDGILIDAKEFVLNEKGKYRLYVIVRNDSLLFPICVYRFSDNDYSAIWMQCAHQGAELNAAGDYLQCPAHGSEYDNRGKMTNGPADKDLRTFPVTIDNNQLFIDLRKV; encoded by the coding sequence ATGAACAGAAAAGAATTTATAGTCAAGTCTTGTGCGGCCTGTATTGGCGCCACGGCGTTATCAACCATATTATGTTCCTGCGCTGCCACCAAATTCGCCAATGGTAAACTAACCAAAGATGGAATATTGATTGATGCAAAGGAATTTGTTTTAAATGAAAAGGGTAAATACCGGTTGTATGTCATAGTGAGAAATGATTCTTTACTCTTCCCCATTTGCGTGTACCGCTTTAGTGATAATGATTACTCCGCTATCTGGATGCAATGTGCTCACCAGGGTGCTGAACTGAATGCAGCCGGTGATTACCTGCAATGCCCTGCACATGGTAGTGAATATGATAATCGGGGTAAGATGACAAACGGGCCAGCCGACAAGGATCTGCGGACTTTCCCCGTGACGATTGATAACAACCAACTCTTTATTGATTTGAGAAAAGTATGA
- a CDS encoding c-type cytochrome: MKKFKIITAIVLVITSVVACEKLLPGTPPGDELLDGPVEGLSFEQNRQFLAGDVAFNEEIFTSQNGLGSIFVATSCGSCHAGDGKGHPFTTLTRFGQTDSTGNQYLHLGGPQLQNRALPGYTPEQIPAGATFSKFTPPANTGLGFLELVSDADILAMADPNDGNGDGISGVPNYEYLPSFVSPFSNAIPRNGKYIHRFGKKAAAYNLLHQTVNAYNQDIGITSTFQPKDVYSGLHIDPEVSDQTIHNVVFYLQTLKAPVQRNQNDAEVIQGKNLFIQTGCESCHKQTLKTGTSPISSLSNKTFHPYTDLLLHDMGPALDDGYTEGSAKTSEWRTPPLWGLGLSPNSQGGQYFLLHDGRAKSIEEAILLHGGEGQQSKERFQQLSVQEKNSLIKFLKSL; this comes from the coding sequence ATGAAGAAATTTAAAATCATAACTGCAATTGTTCTGGTCATTACAAGTGTAGTGGCGTGTGAGAAATTATTACCGGGAACTCCTCCCGGTGACGAACTGCTCGACGGACCAGTGGAAGGTCTTAGTTTCGAACAGAACCGTCAGTTTCTTGCAGGGGATGTAGCTTTTAATGAAGAGATATTCACTTCTCAAAACGGCTTAGGTTCCATCTTTGTGGCTACGAGTTGTGGTAGTTGTCATGCGGGAGATGGCAAAGGACATCCGTTTACTACCCTCACAAGGTTCGGGCAAACGGATAGCACCGGCAACCAGTATCTCCATCTCGGCGGACCACAGTTGCAAAACAGGGCTTTACCCGGCTACACTCCCGAACAAATACCGGCAGGTGCTACATTTTCAAAATTTACACCTCCAGCCAATACCGGGTTGGGTTTCCTGGAACTTGTTAGCGATGCAGATATCCTCGCAATGGCTGACCCAAACGATGGAAATGGTGATGGAATTAGCGGTGTCCCGAATTATGAGTATCTGCCCTCCTTTGTAAGTCCTTTCTCTAATGCAATCCCAAGAAATGGGAAGTATATCCACCGCTTCGGAAAAAAGGCGGCAGCTTACAACCTGTTACATCAAACGGTAAATGCCTATAACCAGGACATCGGTATTACTTCTACGTTTCAACCAAAAGATGTTTATTCAGGCTTACATATAGATCCTGAAGTTTCTGATCAAACCATCCACAATGTTGTTTTTTACCTGCAAACACTAAAAGCTCCTGTACAACGAAATCAGAATGATGCGGAAGTTATACAAGGCAAGAATCTATTCATACAAACAGGATGTGAAAGCTGCCATAAGCAAACACTAAAGACAGGAACTTCACCAATTTCTTCCTTGTCCAATAAAACCTTTCATCCTTATACTGACTTACTGCTTCACGATATGGGCCCGGCTTTGGATGATGGCTATACTGAAGGCAGTGCCAAAACATCTGAATGGAGAACACCACCACTTTGGGGGTTGGGTTTATCGCCTAATTCACAAGGCGGGCAATACTTTTTATTGCATGATGGAAGAGCAAAGAGTATCGAAGAAGCAATACTCCTGCATGGAGGCGAAGGTCAACAAAGCAAAGAAAGGTTTCAGCAGCTTTCCGTACAGGAAAAGAATAGCCTCATAAAATTTCTGAAATCGTTGTAG